In Cupriavidus basilensis, one genomic interval encodes:
- the ribBA gene encoding bifunctional 3,4-dihydroxy-2-butanone-4-phosphate synthase/GTP cyclohydrolase II, with protein sequence MTIARTEEIIAEIRAGRMVILVDEEDRENEGDLVLAADFVTPEAINFMAKYGRGLICLTLTAERCRQLELQPMVSRNGTVHGTNFTVSIEAAEGVTTGISAADRARTVQAAVAKDARAADLVQPGHIFPLTAQPGGVLIRAGHTEAGCDLGALAGLTPAAVICEIMKDDGTMARLPDLIEFAQEHDIKIGTIADLIHYRSRTESIIERAGERTMQTPYGTFHSIIYRDKPSGRAHLALVKGNPQADRETLVRVHEPLSTLDLLEVSRTTHSWSVPAALEAIAQSEHGVMVLLNCGDTAEQLFTQFSALDAPQNRPRVKPDLRTYGTGAQILKDLGVGKMRVLASPLKMPSMTGYDLEVTGYQPMSGGQAN encoded by the coding sequence ATGACAATCGCCCGTACAGAAGAAATCATTGCCGAAATCCGTGCCGGCCGCATGGTCATCCTGGTTGACGAGGAAGACCGGGAGAACGAGGGTGACCTGGTCCTGGCTGCCGATTTCGTCACACCGGAGGCGATCAACTTCATGGCCAAGTACGGCCGGGGTCTCATCTGCCTGACGTTGACCGCCGAACGCTGCCGCCAGCTCGAGCTGCAACCCATGGTGAGCCGCAACGGCACGGTGCACGGCACCAATTTCACGGTGTCGATCGAGGCAGCCGAAGGCGTCACGACCGGCATCTCGGCGGCCGACCGGGCCCGTACCGTGCAAGCCGCGGTGGCCAAGGATGCCCGTGCCGCCGACCTGGTCCAGCCCGGCCACATCTTCCCGCTGACGGCCCAGCCCGGTGGCGTGCTGATCCGCGCCGGCCATACCGAGGCCGGATGCGACCTGGGCGCCCTGGCCGGCTTGACGCCGGCTGCGGTGATCTGCGAGATCATGAAGGACGACGGCACCATGGCGCGCCTGCCGGACCTGATCGAGTTCGCGCAAGAGCATGACATCAAGATCGGCACCATTGCCGACCTGATCCACTACCGCAGCCGCACCGAGAGCATCATCGAGCGCGCCGGCGAGCGCACCATGCAAACGCCATATGGCACGTTCCACAGCATCATCTATCGCGACAAGCCGAGCGGGCGCGCCCACCTGGCGCTGGTCAAGGGCAATCCGCAGGCTGATCGCGAAACGCTGGTGCGCGTGCACGAGCCGCTTTCCACGCTGGACCTGCTGGAAGTGTCGCGTACCACGCACTCCTGGAGCGTGCCCGCCGCGCTCGAGGCCATTGCGCAGTCCGAACATGGCGTGATGGTGCTGCTGAACTGCGGCGACACGGCCGAACAGCTGTTCACGCAGTTCTCGGCGCTCGACGCGCCGCAAAACCGCCCGCGCGTGAAGCCGGACCTGCGCACCTACGGCACCGGCGCCCAGATCCTCAAGGATCTCGGCGTGGGCAAGATGCGCGTGCTGGCATCTCCGCTGAAAATGCCGAGCATGACCGGCTATGACCTTGAAGTGACTGGCTACCAGCCCATGAGCGGCGGCCAGGCTAACTGA
- the ribH gene encoding 6,7-dimethyl-8-ribityllumazine synthase, translated as MDHGFYPSNLEGEGLRIGIVQARFNEPVCAELLEACVAELEKLGIEGEDTLVVTVPGALEIPLALQKMAESGQFDALVALGAVVRGETYHFELVSNESGAGISRVGLDFNVPIANGILTVDTDAQAHARTREKGRDCARAAVEMANLVSALDSLRSQEADEDEDDDE; from the coding sequence ATGGATCACGGTTTCTACCCCAGCAACCTCGAAGGTGAAGGCCTGCGCATCGGCATCGTGCAAGCGCGCTTCAACGAACCGGTTTGCGCCGAACTGCTCGAAGCCTGCGTCGCCGAACTGGAAAAGCTGGGCATCGAAGGCGAGGACACCCTGGTGGTGACCGTGCCGGGCGCGCTCGAAATCCCGCTGGCATTGCAAAAAATGGCTGAAAGCGGCCAGTTCGATGCGCTGGTCGCGCTGGGCGCGGTCGTGCGCGGCGAGACCTATCACTTCGAGCTGGTGTCGAATGAATCGGGCGCCGGCATCAGCCGCGTCGGCCTGGACTTCAATGTGCCCATCGCCAACGGCATCCTGACCGTCGACACCGACGCCCAGGCCCATGCCCGTACCCGCGAGAAAGGCCGCGACTGCGCTCGCGCCGCGGTGGAAATGGCCAACCTGGTCTCCGCGCTGGATTCGCTGCGCAGCCAGGAAGCGGATGAAGACGAGGACGACGATGAGTGA
- the nusB gene encoding transcription antitermination factor NusB yields the protein MSDAPESSNPAGKPADDAGAKPVAKAEPKAAPKSARRRSRELALQGLYQWLLNRNDTDAIQAHLHDAQGFNKADREHFDALLNGAIREETRLTGAFEPFLDRPVSELSPVERAALLIGSYELIHCVDIPYKVVINEAVELTKTFGGVEGYKYVNGVLDKLAAKVRAPELAARR from the coding sequence ATGAGTGACGCGCCCGAGAGCAGCAACCCCGCCGGCAAGCCGGCGGACGACGCCGGCGCGAAGCCCGTCGCCAAGGCCGAGCCCAAGGCAGCGCCCAAGAGCGCGCGCCGCCGCTCGCGCGAACTCGCGCTGCAGGGCCTGTACCAGTGGCTGCTGAACCGCAACGATACCGATGCGATCCAGGCGCACCTGCACGACGCCCAAGGCTTCAACAAAGCTGACCGCGAGCACTTCGATGCACTGCTCAATGGCGCGATCCGCGAAGAAACCCGGCTGACGGGTGCCTTCGAGCCATTCCTGGACCGCCCGGTTAGCGAGTTGTCGCCGGTCGAGCGCGCGGCCCTGCTGATCGGCAGCTACGAGCTGATCCACTGCGTGGACATCCCGTACAAGGTTGTCATCAACGAAGCCGTGGAACTGACCAAGACCTTCGGCGGCGTCGAAGGCTACAAGTACGTCAATGGCGTGCTGGACAAGCTGGCCGCCAAGGTGCGCGCGCCGGAACTGGCCGCCCGACGCTGA